One Pyrenophora tritici-repentis strain M4 chromosome 5, whole genome shotgun sequence DNA window includes the following coding sequences:
- a CDS encoding putative ekc keops complex subunit gon7 protein yields MPFLTATYTSPTSSSRTFTAELPALSSPPPTADRVAYLAELSSSLKNMQKDVNEFLTQKMADDKAADDAKDEETYGEEVVDQD; encoded by the coding sequence ATGCCGTTCCTGACCGCCACCTACACCTCCCCGACCTCGTCCTCACGCACATTCACCGCTGAGCTCCCCGCACTCTCCTCCCCGCCGCCCACTGCGGACCGAGTTGCATATCTTGCTGAACTTTCCTCGTCACTCAAGAACATGCAAAAGGATGTCAACGAGTTTCTGACGCAGAAAATGGCCGACGACAAGGCTGCCGACGATGCAAAGGACGAGGAGACGTATGGCGAAGAGGTCGTGGATCAAGACTGA
- a CDS encoding vacuolar morphogenesis protein AvaB produces the protein MLSAFTARPIVELKQRDKSKIESILAYGDRVLVGLNTGSLRIYRVNDQIDGVEGDGKPNGEQNGDQADAPTLKRKPADLLREEEKFSRRPIQQLAIIKEANILVSLSDNYVSIHDIQTYQLQEKLEKTRGATTFAAASNIVKDPSTGIPSIVSHLAVAVKRKIILWTWQDMELTGDAVELSLIASVKSLTWATGTKIVAGMDPGFVMVDIETHDVQDIIKPGALGENGNQGGGARFGAVSSSGMGYMGMGSWVPKPLATRLGEGEMLLAKDVNSLFIDTEGNALDKRQVPWQSAPETIAYSYPYMLTLLPPSKGSLEVRNPDTLNLLQLIALPNVNFLHVPQPNISLAHAGKGFLVASDRCIWRMGAQSYETQIDELVANGRYDEALSLLNMLEDTLLVDKEGRVREIQILKAQALFDMKKYRDAMELFIDAKAPPERVIAMYPRSIAGNLAPEDSVKGDGSVADEEDTNGEKVAKEAEESTPGPASTIGRSMMGRFGVGGHKKVDSDAVSIRTNSAKDESPEAGTPKKKPADLSPADKAAADKEFKDSVRALQSFLTQCRVQIKRYIDTDGNLKEPLPTPSGSQLEAEKPPFHFFIEEASLESPIDWKAKLLEVAQLVDTTLFRAYMIANPSVAGSLFRLPNFCEPDVVQEKLYETGRYADLIDFLHGKKLHRQALELLDKFGKNEADEEVSPALQGPQRTVGYLQALPPELIDLILEYAEWPLRTDPKLGMEVFLADTENAETLPRDRVLEFLQKIDVKLAVRYLEHIIEELNDLNVDFHQRLVDLLLEKLKSGDFENDEEKQDWMRRLQMFLKKDNAQYNRYRVFQQLPANDPDYYEARAIVLSKMGSHKQALAIYVFQLKDYNKAEEYCNQVYTAPPPSSPTKSSQQSTNIQGTIEDTELSIYHVLLSLYLSPPPPNQPNWPPALELLSKHGARLPAATTLDLVPPTLPVKDLESYFFGRMRNANSLLNEERIVAHLRGVEKVAVESAVLLG, from the exons ATGCTCTCTGCATTCACCGCCCGACCCATCGTCGAGCTCAAACAGCGCGACAAGTCCAAGATCGAGTCCATCCTTGCCTATG GCGATCGTGTACTCGTAGGCCTGAATACGGGCTCTCTCCGTATATACCGGGTAAACGACCAAATCGATGGTGTCGAGGGCGACGGCAAGCCGAATGGTGAGCAGAACGGCGACCAGGCCGACGCTCCCACTCTCAAGCGCAAACCCGCCGACCTCCTTCGCGAAGAGGAAAAGTTCTCCCGACGGCCGATACAACAGCTAGCCATAATCAAGGAAGCGAATATCCTTGTATCTCTATCGGATAACTATGTCTCGATTCACGACATACAAACGTACCAGTTGCAGGAAAAGCTAGAGAAGACGCGGGGGGCTACCACATTCGCTGCGGCGAGCAACATTGTAAAGGACCCGTCAACTGGCATCCCGTCTATTGTGAGCCATCTCGCTGTGGCGGTGAAGCGCAAGATCATTCTGTGGACATGGCAGGATATGGAGCTGACTGGCGATGCTGTTGAGCTATCACTCATCGCTTCAGTCAAGAGCCTGACATGGGCGACGGGAACCAAGATTGTCGCTGGCATGGACCCAGGCTTCGTGATGGTTGATATTGAAACACATGATGTACAGGACATCATCAAACCAGGCGCGCTGGGAGAGAACGGTAACCAAGGCGGCGGCGCCCGATTTGGCGCTGTCTCTTCTTCCGGTATGGGATACATGGGCATGGGCAGTTGGGTGCCGAAGCCTCTTGCGACACGGCTCGGAGAAGGCGAAATGCTGCTCGCAAAAGACGTCAACAGCTTGTTCATCGATACAGAAGGAAACGCCCTCGACAAGCGCCAGGTTCCTTGGCAATCTGCACCCGAAACTATCGCATACTCATACCCGTACATGCTGACGTTGCTGCCGCCTTCAAAGGGCAGCCTCGAAGTCCGAAACCCAGACACACTCAATTTACTGCAGCTGATTGCTCTACCAAACGTCAACTTCCTCCACGTCCCTCAGCCCAACATTAGCTTGGCCCACGCCGGCAAAGGCTTTTTGGTTGCAAGCGATCGATGCATATGGCGTATGGGTGCACAGAGCTATGAGACACAGATCGATGAGCTAGTCGCAAATGGGCGCTATGACGAGGCGCTGAGTCTTCTCAACATGCTTGAAGATACGCTTCTTGTTGACAAAGAGGGCAGGGTGCGGGAGATACAGATACTCAAAGCGCAGGCGTTGTTTGACATGAAGAAGTACCGTGATGCCATGGAACTGTTCATTGATGCAAAAGCACCACCTGAGCGCGTCATTGCAATGTACCCTAGATCTATCGCGGGAAACTTGGCTCCGGAGGATAGTGTCAAAGGAGACGGGAGCGTAGCTGATGAAGAAGACACCAACGGAGAGAAGGTGGCGAAAGAAGCCGAAGAAAGCACGCCTGGCCCTGCATCCACGATTGGTCGGTCGATGATGGGCCGCTTTGGAGTCGGTGGTCACAAAAAGGTAGACTCGGATGCTGTCTCTATCCGCACAAACTCAGCCAAGGATGAGTCACCAGAGGCTGGGACACCGAAGAAAAAGCCAGCTGACCTTTCACCGGCCGACAAAGCGGCAGCCGATAAGGAGTTCAAAGATTCTGTTCGGGCTTTACAGTCTTTCCTTACCCAATGCCGTGTTCAGATCAAGCGATACATTGATACTGATGGAAATCTGAAAGAACCTCTACCTACGCCGAGTGGCAGTCAGCTAGAAGCTGAGAAGCCACCGTTCCACTTCTTCATCGAGGAAGCATCTCTGGAGTCTCCGATAGACTGGAAAGCGAAGCTACTGGAAGTGGCACAGTTGGTCGACACAACGCTCTTCCGTGCTTACATGATTGCAAATCCCAGCGTTGCAGGCTCACTGTTCCGTCTGCCCAACTTTTGCGAGCCGGATGTGGTACAAGAGAAGCTGTATGAGACTGGTCGGTATGCAGATCTCATTGACTTTTTGCATGGCAAGAAGCTGCATCGACAGGCGTTGGAACTACTGGACAAGTTTGGGAAGAATGAAGCTGATGAAGAGGTATCTCCGGCGTTGCAGGGACCGCAGCGAACGGTGGGATATCTGCAGGCGCTACCACCAGAACTGATAGATCTTATCCTTGAGTACGCTGAGTGGCCGCTACGCACAGATCCGAAGCTCGGCATGGAAGTATTCCTTGCCGATACGGAGAATGCGGAGACATTGCCACGGGACAGGGTGCTCGAGTTCTTGCAGAAGATTGATGTAAAGTTGGCCGTCAGATATCTGGAACACATTATCGAGGAGCTGAACGATCTCAACGTCGACTTCCACCAGCGACTGGTTGATTTATTGCTCGAGAAGCTGAAGAGTGGTGATTTTGAGAATGACGAGGAGAAGCAGGATTGGATGAGGAGACTGCAGATGTTTTTGAAAAAGGACAACGCGCAGTACAACCGATATCGCGTATTCCAGCAGTTGCCGGCCAATG ACCCGGATTACTACGAGGCCAGGGCGATTGTACTAAGCAAGATGGGTTCGCACAAGCAGGCATTGGCAATCTATGTGTTCCAGCTGAAAGACTACAACAAGGCTGAAGA ATACTGCAACCAGGTCTACACGGCTCCGCCACCATCTTCACCGACCAAGAGCTCGCAGCAAAGTACAAATATCCAGGGCACTATTGAAGACACGGAGCTTTCCATCTACCACGTCCTCTTATCCTTGTATCTCTCACCCCCACCGCCCAACCAACCCAACTGGCCTCCCGCGCTCGAGCTTTTGTCTAAACATGGCGCCCGACTACCGGCGGCAACAACGCTTGATCTGGTTCCCCCAACGCTGCCTGTCAAGGATCTGGAGTCATACTTTTTCGGTCGGATGCGCAACGCAAACTCGCTTCTCAACGAAGAGCGGATTGTAGCTCATCTTCGTGGCGTGGAAAAGGTTGCTGTCGAATCGGCCGTGTTGCTTG GGTAG
- a CDS encoding acetyltransferase: MHDPIADAKAQETTQQYTFRIATPADIPSLQQMIGDSLRALGKGYYTQAELDGSIGYLFGPDSVLIHDHTYFILHPVAQPETICACGGWSFRKTLYGGDSAPSPLRMPEKRNPACDRASIRAIFTSPSFARRGLGTMMMRYCEARAKEGKKGETAGFTRLEMGATLSGVALYEKCGYARSGREDY; the protein is encoded by the exons ATGCACGACCCAATAGCCGACGCAAAAGCCCAAGAAACAACTCAACAATACACGTTCCGCATCGCAACACCAGCCGACATACCTTCCCTCCAACAAATGATCGGAGACTCGTTGCGCGCACTAGGAAAAGGGTACTACACACAAGCCGAGCTCGACGGCTCAATAGGCTATCTCTTCGGCCCCGACTCCGTGTTAATCCATGACCA CACATACTTCATCCTCCACCCAGTCGCACAGCCTGAGACAATATGTGCATGCGGTGGATGGTCATTTAGAAAAACGCTGTACGGCGGCGACTCTGCGCCCTCGCCCCTGCGTATGCCAGAGAAGCGCAACCCGGCCTGTGACCGTGCCAGCATCCGCGCCATCTTCACTTCTCCCTCGTTCGCGCGCCGCGGGCTGGGGACCATGATGATGCGGTACTGCGAGGCGCGCGCCAAAGAGGGTAAAAAGGGCGAGACGGCAGGGTTTACGAGACTGGAGATGGGTGCTACGCTGAGTGGGGTGGCGCTTTACGAAAAGTGTGGATATGCCAGGAGCGGCAGAGAGGAT TATTAG
- a CDS encoding cutinase precursor has protein sequence MYTKSILITALAGLATASPIKVRQFGGIGGTGSSSSEFSQGGCRDILFAFARGSTEIGNMGTVVGPPTSDGLKKEFGADAIATEGVPYAASVGTNAIPGGTDSRSKKLYQDTLNSMAQKCPDSVIVSAGYSQGAAVNHRAIEELDQTVQDQIAGVVLYGDTQKAQDRDQIPNFPKDKVKIICQPGDAVCVGTLLVLPAHLTYGLRASEGVDFLVSQIKSTQAKIKARNAKREAEKAAEAVAESVKRVATMIVA, from the exons ATGTACACCAAATCTATCCTCATCACTGCCCTCGCCGGTCTTGCTACGGCCAGTCCTATCAAGGTTCGTCAGTTCGGCGGTATCGGCGGTACCGGAAGCAGTTCGAGCGAGTTCAGTCAAGGCGGATGCAGAGACATTCTCTTCGCCTTTGCTCGTGGCTCTACCGAGATCGGCAACATG GGAACTGTCGTTGGTCCTCCTACCTCAGACGGCCTAAAGAAAGAGTTTGGCGCGGATGCTATCGCCACTGAGGGTGTCCCCTACGCCGCCTCAGTAGGCACAAACGCCATACCTGGTGGCACCGACTCGCGCTCCAAGAAGCTCTACCAGGACACACTCAACTCCATGGCACAAAAGTGCCCTGACTCAGTCATTGTATCCGCTGGCTACAGCCAAGGCGCCGCCGTCAACCACCGCGCCATTGAGGAGCTCGACCAGACCGTCCAGGACCAAATCGCCGGTGTCGTTCTATACGGAGACACCCAGAAGGCTCAGGACAGGGACCAGATCCCCAACTTCCCCAAGGACAAGGTCAAGATCATCTGCCAGCCTGGCGACGCCGTCTGCGTGGGTACTCTGTTGGTTCTGCCTGCCCATTTGACCTACGGTCTCCGCGCCAGTGAGGGTGTCGACTTCCTGGTATCCCAGATCAAGTCTACACAGGCGAAGATCAAGGCTCGCAACGCGAAGCGCGAGGCCGAGAAGGCGGCTGAAGCTGTGGCAGAGTCCGTCAAACGTGTTGCTACGATGATTGTGGCTTAA
- a CDS encoding GCN5L1 domain containing protein has product MPSPPPSSEEAARRQAEARAAVTASLTSVGVSVDNEMRTRTADLHANSAAISKQEKDLAKQTAALAKQTAEWDKLLQGGTKKLNEVGDMQNWAEMIERDLLVLEETVRLVDEKGKGKPAREQSASGTWW; this is encoded by the coding sequence ATGCCTTCTCCTCCCCCATCATCAGAAGAAGCGGCCCGCCGACAAGCCGAAGCGCGGGCGGCCGTCACCGCCTCCCTCACCAGCGTCGGCGTCTCAGTCGACAACGAGATGCGCACGCGGACAGCCGACCTGCACGCCAACTCGGCAGCCATATCGAAGCAGGAAAAGGATCTCGCAAAACAGACGGCGGCGCTGGCCAAACAAACGGCCGAGTGGGATAAATTATTGCAAGGAGGCACCAAGAAGTTGAATGAGGTAGGGGACATGCAGAACTGGGCGGAAATGATCGAGCGGGACCTGCTGGTCTTGGAGGAAACTGTAAGGCTTGTGGATGAGAAAGGCAAGGGAAAGCCGGCTCGAGAGCAGTCGGCTAGCGGAACGTGGTGGTAG